Proteins co-encoded in one Aquincola tertiaricarbonis genomic window:
- the rplQ gene encoding 50S ribosomal protein L17, translating to MRHRNGLRKLNRTSAHRQAMLRNMTNSLLQHEAIKTTVPKAKELRRVVEPLITLAKEPTLANRRLAFSRTRDRDIVTKLFNELGPRYKARPGGYTRILKMGFRVGDNAPMAFVELVDRPDTAVAEEATDAAE from the coding sequence ATGCGTCACCGCAACGGACTCCGCAAACTCAACCGCACCAGCGCGCATCGCCAGGCGATGCTGCGCAACATGACCAACTCGCTGCTGCAGCACGAAGCCATCAAGACCACGGTCCCGAAGGCCAAGGAACTGCGCCGCGTCGTCGAGCCGTTGATCACGCTGGCCAAGGAACCCACGCTGGCCAACCGCCGCCTGGCTTTCTCGCGCACCCGTGATCGCGACATCGTCACCAAGCTGTTCAACGAACTCGGCCCGCGCTACAAGGCGCGCCCGGGCGGCTACACCCGCATCCTGAAGATGGGCTTCCGCGTGGGCGACAACGCCCCGATGGCCTTCGTCGAGCTGGTCGACCGTCCCGACACCGCCGTGGCTGAAGAAGCCACCGACGCTGCCGAGTAA